The Cryptomeria japonica chromosome 6, Sugi_1.0, whole genome shotgun sequence genomic interval TATCTTCTGTTTCGATTGAAAATGTTGAATTAACAGAGATATTATAAACTAATTCATTTTTCTGTCTGACATCTTAAGCTACATTTTCGATAGAAATGCTTAACCATATTGAGAAAGCAATCAATATAAGTAACATGGTGGGAAGTATTCTGCAAGCGGTGCATAGTATGGGTAGTTCTTGTGCTCGATTATTTTGGCTTCCTAATTTAGCAAAATACTATTTGCAGGAAACCTTTTATTTCGTTAGTTATCTGTTTCTTGCATGTAAGGTAATTTTACACTGCAAAGATTCGACATTGCCAGTTGACCTTGTTGTTTGTCGGTAATTAATTTGAATCTATCAATGTTTTTAAAGAATTATCTTGTTGCGAGTTCAATTACTCTTTGGCTTGTTGGGGTTTCGTCAGGTATGACTCTGGCTTGTTCAGACACTGTAGGGTATGACTTATGTAGCGTATGTGATGTTTGAATTATTAACAACGTGCATGATTGACGAATATTTTGTAAAATTTAATGAAGTATCCATAGGAAAATATGTTTTGCTGAAACCTTAGCAGGTTCCCTTAGGTTTTGCTTTCTTATTGCATTTTTAGGGCTCTTACCAAATGAGAACTCTGTTGCAAACAAGGGGATTCatgttttggtttcttgtttattTTGTACTGCACTTATCAAATGAGAATCCCTTTGGGAACAAGGGAAGTTTTCACATTACTCATATGTATTGTTGAAATTCTGTGCCCATTAAGTATTGATCTCGTGACCAAAGCTCTAGAGTATCGAGGGAATGCCCGGATGGGCTTGAATTAGGTTACTCATCATGACAATCACTTGCAATTATTCTATTGCACTCTTCATATTAGCTTTAGATTATTATTATCGAGGCTGAACTTTCCCCTTGACCTTTACAATTAGGCCTGATATCTGGTTGTGCCCTGATGCTTTGATTGACACTCTGTGATTGATCTTTGATATAAATACTAGAACTTTAAGCAGGAAATCTCTTTTCATTTTGAAAGTAAACACAAATGTTTCATCTAACTATTCATAAGTTTAACTTGGTTGTTTTTGCCATTTGCAGACTTACCCAAATCCTTTACGAGACAACCCTGCCTATTCTGACGTTGAGTAAGTTTACACCAGGAATTTCATTCATAATATTGTGCTTTTCAATTTAAGAGTGATGGTTTACCGTTAAGTGTTATACATATGTTTCACAAGGTGTATTCATTTGATATTTCTTATCATATTCGTTGGGAGATTTCAAAGCTTACTTCGAATTATTCCAGGGTTTGTTATTCTACATTTCATTTTGTTTTCTCATTCAATGTTTGTTGTTTTGGCCTTTTCCAGGCAGTTCTTTGTTCATCTGGATGATGTGGTTCCTAAAGATGTAAGTTCTTACTTCTAAGATTGCATTCCATACATATGTTTGCTATTAGGACACTAACAACTTTAAATCGTAGGTTCCTTTTTTGGTCTCTCGTCCATTTTTAATTTAAGTTTATATCAAAAGCTTAATCTATTATTTGTCCAtccatatttcagattgttgtgcGAATGAACAGCCCAAGAGGAATTCATTTTCGTCGTGCAGGACCACGGGAAAGGGTATGCATATTCTATAGAAATAGACTTCTAGATGAAGGCCCTATGCATGCTCACACTGACTTCATGATGCTGATTTCACTCAACAGGTCTGTTTTAAACCGGATGAAGTGCGTGCTTGTATAGTAACATGTGGAGGATTGTGCCCCGGACTGAATACTGTCATTCGTGAAATTGTATGCGGTTTACAGAACATGTATGGAGTTACTGATGTGCTTGGTATTGTGGTGAGTGTATGCCTTATCCATTATTTCCCTTTAGCTGAAAAACTGAGAGTTATTAtagattaataaaaaataatgtgcATCAAGAATATGGCATCAGAGTGCTATCTCCTCCTATCCCAGCAAAGAAGAGATAGCACATCTCGTTGTGGCCCCCAGTCAAGATCAAAGTTGAGTTCCCAATCTTGCaagaaaacatataaaaaattaaaatctatGGTACAGGAATAATTTTGGGATCCTTCATAAGTGGTCTTGCATCTCCTTACCACAGGAAAATAATTTCAGTTTTTCCCTACGCTTCTTTTAAAGTTTGAAGCTTTGAttactttcattttatttttttgactaCTGTCTTTGTTTGTAGAGATTCACTTGGCTGTCCATAATGTCTGACTCTTTAATGTTCACAATGCCAGTCACTTATGTTTACTCCTCTATAGAGATTGAAGATCTTTATGATCTAAAGAAGTCATGGTTTTACTGAAACATCGTTTCCATCACTGCCAAATTCAATATAAATTTGTTGACTTCTTTGTTTTGTAATATTAGGTGTATTAAAAGTTCGCTACATTCAGGATGATTTTGATCAATGCTTACATTACATTTATTTGTGTTTGAGATGGTTGCTGGCAaattcttaaaaaatgtagttgcTTAGGAATTCAACAAAATGCTTCAGTTAATTGCATATTTGTTAGATTTAATGACTGTTAAATTATTAATACGAATGACGAAATTCTGAAAATGATATCTATTCTATAGATTATTTTGGTGTAAGAAAGGATTTGCTAAATGCAATGTTTTCCTAAGCAATCTCGAATTTGTGGATTTTACTCTGCAGGGAGGTTACAAAGGTTTTTATTCTCACAATACAATTCCATTAAATCCAAAAGTTGTCAATGATATTCACAAACGTGGGGGTACAATTCTTGGTACTTCACGGGGTGGTCATGTGACTTCTAAAATAGTTGACAGCATTCAAGACCGTGGCATCAATCAGGTAATAGCTTGTTTATCTGAACAAAACTCATCCTTCACCACTTGGTGTTTTCTAGCAATATATATAGCATGGTGGATCTTGACTGTTACTGTTTTGGGTAAAGGTCTACATACTTGGAGGTGATGGAACTCAGAGAGGAGCAACTGTTATTTATGAGGTATTTACATCTTTTCCAGATACCACAACTTGAGCTCTGAGAGTATACGGTGATGTAGCAATTTTCTTAGTTGCAAATTTGCATGTTGAGTAGATGAGAAAATTCCTTGAGGTTCATTTTTTTGGATCTTCCAATCAGAAGGCCTTTTGTTAAGGATTCAAAGAAGTTTTTGCATTTATGTCTAGGAAATAGGCATCCATTCCAACACCACATTTTGAAACCTCCTTAATTTGTGCTCTTCGTATGTTGTTCCTGTGAATGAGATCTTATTCAGAAATAATGGATTATCTATTGCATCAGTGCCTCTAAATGTTCTAATTTTGGAGATTACGTGTGTGTTCACTGTTCAGTGTTGAAATTCCTTTTTGGATATTTGCGTTTAGTTTTAATCTCGAAGCTTGAATAGCAGCTTGCTAGCTTCTAGAAATTTAAGATAGCCTCTTCATCATGTTCAGTTTTTCATATGCTTCCATGTAATTTTGTAACCAATGTTGTTGCTGTGAATGTGGAAATCATATGCAGGAAATCCAAAGACGGGGTTTGAAAGTGGCAGTTGCTGGGATTCCTAAGACTGTTGATAATGACATTGCGGTATcgtgaaattttgaatttaatatatTATGATTTATCACGAGCCATGAACATTGTCAATATGAATAACTAGTGATACTAAAAATTTGAAACTGTCCAGATGATTTGGTGCATACAATTTCAACTGTCTTGGCTTTGCATGTTCTTTTATTAGCATAAATAAGAGTGATGAATACTGACCTTTCTTCTGGATATTAATTTTCAGATAATTGACAAGTCATTTGGTTTTGATACGGCTGTTGAGGAAGCACAAAGGGCAATCAATGCGGCACATGTAGAAGCAGAAAGTGCAGAAAATGGTGTGGGTCTGGTGAAGCTTATGGGTCGATACAGTGGTAAGTTGAGAGGatgttaataatttttttctttgagaCATCATAAAGCCAGTCTTTATGGTTTTATGTTTCcaaattcatgatgaaaatgttcaaATCAACTGTTTGTTCATGTCATAGAACTGAAGCTTTGAAGTAACTCTGTAAGTCACAGAATATTATAGGATAAATTATTTAGCTATTTGTTGTGCAATTGAATTCTAAAAGCAGATTGAGGTCCGTATTTGAGTGTTACTCTATATACTACAATTGGGAATGTATATTATACCATCCTCTGATAGTCCAAATTTCTGAAAGATCAATTTGATAAAGAAATGAATGGGTTTCTTTTCTGATGCAGGATTCATTGCTATGTACGCCACACTTGCCAACAGGGATGTGGTAAGGCCTTACTTTAATTTAGGTCTATTTAGTAAAGCTCTTATGACCAAGGATGCCTAATTTTATTTGCTGAGTATTTCCTCACTAGTACATATGACATATATTTTCAAGTGATGTGAACTGTTAAGTGAGACTTTCGAAAGATTGTTGTATCTAGCAATGTCAGATCAACTAAATGAAATATGCCATAGAGATTTTTTTCATTTCTACATAAGAATGAAAGAAAGTGTCAATTGAATGTAATCGTAATAAATAGTTAGTCCAACCAGGTTCTGAAGCTTATCACATGAAGTTTTCAGATGTTTCTTCGAGCCAAGGAAACTTGTCGTTAACTTCTGACAAGATTTGGTGTCTTTGTGCAGGATTGTTGTCTAATCCCCGAATCCTCCTTCTATCTTGAAGGGGAAGGTGGACTTTATGAATTTGTTAAGAAACGTATTAATGACAATGGGCATGCTGTAATAGTGGTTGCGGAAGGTGCGGGACAGGAGCTTGTTGCTGAATCTATGCAGAGTATGGATAAAGCGGATGCTTCAGGAAACCAATTACTGCTGGACGTTGGTTTATGGCTCTCCCAAAAACTCAAGGCGAGTTTCAAAAATTCGGTTATAATGTTGTTTCAAAGATTTTATTGACAATCTAACATAATTAAAACTTGTTGTAGCCATTTTAAAATAACTTTCATATTGTTGTCTTCAGGATCATTTTCGTACAGAGCACAAAGTGCTGAACTTGAAGTATATTGGTATGTCTCTTGCTATCACTGAAATGCCTAGATTTAATCCTTTTGTCTGCATCTTTCTTCATTCAGCAGATTTTCTTCTCATCTCTTTGCATTCACAGAATTTTGAGTGCCGCCTAGAGAATCTTTACTTTCAATATTGGAAAAGTAGATGCGATTTGATCCAGATAATCTTTTTTGCAGACCCAACTTACATGGTCCGTGCGATTCCAAGCAATGCATCGGACAATGTCTACTGTTCTCTTCTGGCCCAAAATGCCATTCATGGAGCTATGGCAGGATACACTGGTTTCACTGTTGGTTCGGTGAATGGCAAACATGTTTATATTCCTAATGCTGTAAGTATTCTTTCACAAAAAGTGAATATTTGAACATAAAAATAGTTGTCAGGCTtaatttagtggaataatccaacTTGTCAGGCTtaatttagtggaataatccaacGTGTCAGGCTtaatttagtggaataatccaattttttttttttttggaataattcacttttattgaaaaaaaaaaatagttgtcaGGCTTGATATGAACAGTACATGGCTTAATATGAACAGTACATGAACAGTACAGGAAAAGGGCTTTCTGGCATTTTAGGGTCATATTTATGGTACTAATATGAACAGTACAGGAAAAGGACTTTCTGGCATTTAAGGTCATATTTATGGTAGATCACAGCAGGATGCTCCCATCTGAGGCACATGTTATAGTTTatctaattacatttatttatgctTGAATAAACTTCTAGGGTATATCTTAGCCCAGCACTGAACTTTGGCATACTAAACTGGGGTATTTTTCATATCTTCTGCAGCATATTACAGAGACTCGGAAGCAAGTCAATACCACTGACCGTATGTGGGCAAGGTTGCTCTCTTCTACAAACCAACCTAGTTTCCTAAGGTACGAAGAGATCATGAAATCCAAGAGGGAAAAAGAATCAACCAAAATGCTGGAAGAACTTGATGCCCGTATTGAGAAAACCAATTCCTCTACTGTACCGGAGAATGGACTTGATATGAAGACAGCGGAGACTGCTCGTAAAGAGAATGGTGTGGCTGGGAACAAATTGTATGCTACTGTAAAGaataaagagaagaagaaagaagagggagCTAACTAAAGGTCCTGTAGTGCTTTAAAATATCCGCATCTCATATTACAAAACATTGTTTAGATTACGAGGCAAAGTGAAGCTTTTAATAGGAAGCACCGCAGCAACGGAGTTATTCAATTAGTAGTgagtgatatatagatagagaaTCCAGCGAGTTTGTTCTGGTTTATAATCCATGCTCCATTTGAGCTTTTACAGGGTGTGCACTGCACCACTAGATTTTCATTTGTAAAGTTTATTAATTTTGACATTATAGTACCAATTTAATTTGGCACAACTGTTAACTGAGGAAAAATCTGTGGCAAACGTAATTTGAAGTTCATTTTTATGAAAACAATAGTAGCATGTGGGAGCTAACATATTTTGTAAATGAGTAGTACCGGTGACTCCGATTTGCAAACCAACAAAACAAAGTCTAACAAAGCTAATTTCAAAGAAGAACCAACAAAGTCATTAGGCATTGAGAGGTACACCATTAGGGGAGGATTTGTTACAATAAATTAATTATGAAATGGTGCGCCACTTCATGTCTAAAGTTGTGTGCCACTTCACTTAAAGctgttgcaagttgttcaaaacatttaatgtttttcatCTATAAAATGAGTGTTCGAGCCTGTATTCAGCAGTGCTCCAAGTTGAGCCATTTCTCTGCTCTGTTTCTTTCTATTTCTCTGTGTTTCTTTTAGTTCTGttctcatggtatcagagccaagggtAAGAACGGATTGTGCCAACCAGACAGCAAGAGTTCTTCAGTTGCGGCTAACAGTTTTTATTTGTGCTGTGGCTCCTTTATTTCCTCATAAAACGGCTGCAATCTTTGGAAGCTACGGCTTCATCTTGAATTTTCTGCGGTCTCTTTTAACTCTTAAACTCTCCTTTGACAGCAACAGTCAACAACTTCAGCCGTGAGTTGCAACAGTCGCTTATTTTCTAAATGGTAGGATTTGCGCTTCTTCTTTGCAGCGATCTTATAGACACTGGCATCCATCTTACATAGCAGCAACTTATTTGTACACCCACATAAAAAGCAAATTGAGCACCTACGGTTTCTTCTCTTTATTTAACTTTTGTGGCAGGGTCATGTCCTCTTTTTGTTAAAAAATGGATTTTGGTCAATATTaactcattttattcttccaagttCCAAGCTCAAAGAAAGTAATTATTAGAATTTTGGTCAATATTAACTCATTTTATTCTTTCAAGTTTCAAGCTTAAAGAaagtaattaatttaatatttatgaatgttcaaatatttttaatatcaaaaggacatttaaatattaaattaaaatatttaaaaacaattaGTAGGATTTGGATTTTATGACATAAAGGGAAGTTTGAAATATTTCTAATTGATGACTTTCCCACCAAGAATGAAGTGGGAATTGAAATATTTCTAATTAATGAATTTCCTATCAAAAAAAATTTGACAAAGAGTGGAGtcgaaaattaaaatatttctatatAATGATTTTCCCACAAAGTGCAAATTTGGAAAGAG includes:
- the LOC131069986 gene encoding ATP-dependent 6-phosphofructokinase 6; translated protein: MATSASLSDFSTQHLVAEKQSCHYSCSRFYGGSHRTTRVVLKHKFLFLSGDVRLSSFHRRKAGYLKRGGVRFPRAELQRENSDFGFVLDGVPHLSDWLPNLTTYPNPLRDNPAYSDVEQFFVHLDDVVPKDIVVRMNSPRGIHFRRAGPRERVCFKPDEVRACIVTCGGLCPGLNTVIREIVCGLQNMYGVTDVLGIVGGYKGFYSHNTIPLNPKVVNDIHKRGGTILGTSRGGHVTSKIVDSIQDRGINQVYILGGDGTQRGATVIYEEIQRRGLKVAVAGIPKTVDNDIAIIDKSFGFDTAVEEAQRAINAAHVEAESAENGVGLVKLMGRYSGFIAMYATLANRDVDCCLIPESSFYLEGEGGLYEFVKKRINDNGHAVIVVAEGAGQELVAESMQSMDKADASGNQLLLDVGLWLSQKLKDHFRTEHKVLNLKYIDPTYMVRAIPSNASDNVYCSLLAQNAIHGAMAGYTGFTVGSVNGKHVYIPNAHITETRKQVNTTDRMWARLLSSTNQPSFLRYEEIMKSKREKESTKMLEELDARIEKTNSSTVPENGLDMKTAETARKENGVAGNKLYATVKNKEKKKEEGAN